The following proteins are co-located in the Acidicapsa acidisoli genome:
- a CDS encoding glycosyl hydrolase: MTTSLRIPDKKLARSMSPFWITPALTAFGLFLLPSYLPGQSPSSTTGVAALHSHFMTPPDDSRIMMRWWWFGPAATKPELTRELEQMKAAGIGGVEIANLYPLALDDPSTGFHNTPYLSPEHLEALRFAAEEARRLGLRVDVTLGSGWPFGGPEIPVTDAAGKLRVEELAVTPGSTSVQAPYVDAGEEIIAAFLVAGKATTEDLAGAEQLAPPSSGWYKIPAASGARTIFCFLSSRTGMMVKRPSVGAAGFVLDHYDRTATETHLHAVGDRLLSAFGDQPPYAVFSDSLEDYASDWSPALLAEFQRRRGYDLRPHLLALLMDAGPETAAIRHDWGRTLTEMADDNFLAPIHAWAQEHHTLLRSQTYGFPPVTLFSNRLADLPEGEGKATFQMWREFSDTRWAASAGHLFHHSVVSSETWTWLHSPAFRATPLDMKAEADLHFLQGINQLVGHGWPYSPASAGEPGWRMYAAAALNAHNPWYAAMPDLTRYLQRVSFTLRQGQPVNDVALLLPNDDVWAGFSAGVHKRATPTSPAGFDESGSNVTVDESMDKFLGKKVIAQVLDAGFNLDFIDADTINNTGLQYKVLILPAVDRLPVATYEKILDFAQHGGIVIATRRLPATAPGFLRAQEDSARLKELSQTLFHGNIASAHFVEDESALGSELARDIASDMTLYPRTPEIGFLHRKLAEGELYFVANTSNETKHVQAHFRETARHAETWDAFSGEVFGIADPQKIDLELAPYESRLIFFSDSAMTGTPKTRQQESLIADLSQKWDVSFGSTGISKEMDRLTSWTEDTRTQFYSGLATYTRSFALSKNAPRRAGRLFLDFGTGNPEPPPSPPGQHNMRAYLQSPIREAAQVYLNGKLAGVVWHPPYRVDVTDYAHGGANELRIVVGNTAINSLAGQPLPDYRLLWDRYGMLFVPQDMQNLKPLPSGMLGPVKLLESKPVE; encoded by the coding sequence GTGACGACTTCGCTTCGCATTCCAGACAAAAAACTTGCGAGATCCATGTCCCCATTCTGGATAACGCCAGCACTGACGGCTTTCGGTTTATTCCTTCTGCCTTCCTACCTACCCGGGCAATCCCCTTCGTCCACAACCGGCGTCGCAGCACTGCACAGCCACTTTATGACTCCGCCAGACGACAGCCGGATCATGATGCGATGGTGGTGGTTTGGGCCCGCAGCGACAAAGCCCGAGTTGACGCGTGAGCTTGAGCAGATGAAGGCAGCCGGGATCGGCGGAGTGGAGATTGCCAATCTGTATCCACTGGCGCTCGATGATCCGTCAACCGGCTTTCACAATACGCCTTACCTCTCCCCGGAGCATCTGGAGGCGCTTCGCTTTGCCGCTGAAGAGGCAAGACGGCTCGGATTGCGCGTGGATGTGACCCTGGGCAGCGGATGGCCCTTTGGCGGGCCTGAGATTCCGGTTACAGATGCGGCTGGCAAGCTACGCGTGGAGGAGCTCGCCGTAACTCCCGGCTCGACATCGGTTCAGGCTCCTTATGTAGACGCAGGCGAAGAAATCATCGCGGCGTTTCTGGTCGCTGGAAAGGCGACGACGGAGGATCTGGCCGGCGCAGAGCAGCTTGCGCCACCATCGTCGGGGTGGTACAAGATTCCCGCTGCCTCCGGCGCGCGAACAATCTTCTGCTTTCTGTCGAGCCGTACCGGAATGATGGTCAAGCGGCCGTCAGTGGGTGCGGCAGGCTTCGTATTGGATCACTACGACCGCACAGCCACAGAAACGCACCTGCACGCGGTCGGCGATCGGCTGCTTTCGGCTTTCGGCGATCAGCCGCCGTATGCCGTCTTCAGCGACAGCCTGGAGGACTACGCCTCGGATTGGAGTCCGGCGCTGCTGGCCGAGTTTCAGCGACGCCGTGGATACGATTTACGCCCGCACCTGTTGGCTCTCTTGATGGATGCCGGGCCGGAAACTGCGGCGATTCGCCATGACTGGGGCCGGACATTGACGGAGATGGCGGACGATAACTTTCTCGCTCCGATACATGCCTGGGCGCAGGAGCACCACACTCTGCTGCGTTCGCAGACCTACGGTTTTCCGCCAGTGACGCTGTTCAGCAACCGGCTCGCCGACTTGCCGGAAGGCGAGGGAAAGGCGACATTCCAGATGTGGCGCGAGTTCTCGGACACGCGCTGGGCTGCGTCCGCAGGGCACTTGTTCCATCACTCCGTGGTCTCGTCGGAAACGTGGACCTGGCTGCATTCGCCCGCTTTCCGGGCGACACCGCTCGATATGAAGGCCGAGGCCGATCTGCATTTCCTGCAAGGGATCAATCAACTGGTAGGGCATGGCTGGCCATATTCTCCGGCCTCGGCGGGCGAGCCAGGCTGGCGCATGTACGCCGCTGCGGCACTGAATGCGCACAATCCGTGGTATGCGGCGATGCCGGATCTGACGCGCTATCTGCAACGGGTGAGCTTTACGCTGCGGCAGGGCCAGCCTGTGAACGACGTTGCGCTGCTGCTGCCAAATGACGATGTCTGGGCCGGATTCTCTGCGGGGGTTCACAAGCGAGCTACACCGACTTCCCCGGCTGGATTCGATGAGTCAGGATCAAACGTGACCGTCGATGAGTCGATGGACAAGTTCCTCGGCAAAAAAGTGATAGCGCAGGTGCTGGATGCCGGGTTCAATCTCGACTTTATCGATGCCGATACCATCAACAACACTGGGCTGCAGTACAAGGTGCTGATTTTGCCCGCAGTGGACCGGCTGCCAGTGGCAACCTACGAGAAGATCCTCGACTTTGCCCAGCATGGCGGGATCGTAATAGCCACGCGGCGGCTGCCTGCTACCGCTCCCGGCTTCCTCCGTGCGCAGGAGGATTCGGCACGGCTCAAGGAGCTTTCGCAGACGCTGTTTCATGGAAACATCGCCTCCGCGCATTTCGTGGAGGACGAAAGTGCGCTCGGATCAGAGTTGGCAAGAGATATAGCGTCGGATATGACGCTGTATCCACGAACGCCGGAGATAGGCTTCCTGCACCGCAAACTGGCGGAAGGCGAATTGTATTTTGTCGCCAACACCTCGAATGAGACAAAGCATGTTCAGGCGCATTTTCGAGAGACAGCTCGCCACGCGGAGACTTGGGATGCATTCTCAGGCGAGGTATTCGGGATAGCTGATCCTCAGAAGATCGACCTGGAGCTTGCGCCGTACGAGTCGCGTCTGATCTTCTTTTCTGATTCCGCCATGACCGGCACTCCAAAGACCAGACAACAGGAGAGCCTGATTGCGGATTTGTCGCAGAAATGGGACGTCTCGTTCGGATCGACGGGAATCTCCAAAGAGATGGACCGTCTTACGTCCTGGACCGAGGACACACGTACGCAGTTCTATTCGGGACTGGCAACCTATACGAGAAGCTTTGCGCTATCGAAAAATGCGCCGCGTCGCGCTGGACGTCTCTTTCTCGACTTCGGTACGGGCAACCCTGAACCGCCTCCCTCGCCGCCGGGCCAGCACAACATGCGGGCCTATCTGCAGTCACCGATTCGCGAGGCTGCGCAGGTGTATTTGAACGGAAAGCTGGCCGGCGTCGTTTGGCATCCTCCGTACCGGGTGGATGTGACGGACTATGCTCATGGCGGCGCGAACGAACTGCGTATCGTTGTGGGCAACACAGCGATCAACTCGCTGGCCGGGCAGCCTTTGCCTGACTACCGGTTGCTTTGGGACCGGTACGGGATGCTATTTGTGCCGCAAGACATGCAGAATCTGAAACCGTTGCCGTCGGGGATGCTGGGACCAGTGAAGCTGTTGGAATCGAAGCCGGTGGAATGA
- a CDS encoding tetratricopeptide repeat protein — protein sequence MNRSFTRLMTRYSRQDVLRILQISSRQLLGWERAGLIPAAEQYGFPELSQLRILRNLQHLRISPRSIRNSVQAMQAVSGISNPLLEAAVVRTGARLAFRYSGTMVDPIRRQLLFDFESANELASGRRSVTVSMLPAARISGSRDPELQRLFLDAVQQEERGRKQAAQEIYGRILAIDPVYTAALINLGTLHYHQKHYDRAEELYRRATESDTSYVLAFFDLGNVLDELERPDESILAYRRAIFLAPGYADAHYNLALAYERKGERRRALTHWQTYVRLDKSGPWADHARGQIRKLLNREKLTIAHRSASFHPQPRRSASLLELVPSRPLSA from the coding sequence GTGAACCGTTCCTTTACCCGATTGATGACCCGCTATAGTCGCCAGGATGTTTTAAGGATTCTTCAAATCAGCTCCCGCCAGTTGCTCGGCTGGGAGCGAGCCGGGTTAATTCCCGCCGCGGAGCAGTACGGATTTCCAGAATTGTCTCAGCTGCGCATCTTGCGCAACCTGCAACATCTCCGAATAAGCCCGCGCTCCATCCGTAACTCCGTTCAGGCAATGCAGGCTGTCTCCGGCATCAGCAATCCTTTGCTCGAAGCGGCGGTCGTCCGCACCGGCGCACGCTTGGCTTTCCGCTACTCCGGCACGATGGTCGATCCTATTCGCCGCCAGTTGCTCTTCGACTTCGAGTCCGCGAACGAACTCGCCTCGGGAAGGCGTTCCGTCACCGTCTCCATGCTTCCGGCTGCCCGCATCTCGGGCAGCCGCGATCCCGAGCTGCAAAGACTTTTCCTCGACGCTGTCCAGCAGGAAGAACGAGGCCGCAAACAAGCGGCGCAGGAGATCTACGGCAGGATTTTGGCCATTGATCCTGTCTATACCGCCGCGCTCATCAACCTCGGCACCCTCCACTATCACCAGAAGCATTACGACCGCGCCGAAGAGCTCTATCGTCGCGCCACGGAATCTGACACATCTTACGTACTTGCGTTCTTTGATCTGGGCAATGTCCTCGACGAACTCGAACGCCCCGACGAGTCCATCCTCGCCTACCGCCGGGCCATCTTCCTTGCTCCGGGTTACGCCGATGCGCACTACAACCTGGCTCTCGCGTATGAGCGCAAAGGCGAACGCCGCCGAGCCCTCACGCATTGGCAGACCTACGTGCGGCTCGACAAGAGCGGTCCGTGGGCCGACCACGCCCGTGGACAGATTCGCAAGTTGCTCAACCGCGAAAAACTCACCATCGCGCACCGCTCAGCCAGCTTTCATCCGCAGCCGCGCCGCTCAGCATCTCTGCTCGAACTGGTTCCATCGCGGCCCTTATCCGCCTAA
- the moaC gene encoding cyclic pyranopterin monophosphate synthase MoaC: protein MSESSDPQLSHFDAAGRARMVDVSEKSTTRRQATASAFVQLSAEVLAALPANPKGNPLEVARYAGIQAAKQTSALIPMCHPLPLTFADVTTEITTTGVEIQATVATSGPTGVEMEALTAASVAALTIYDMTKALDKSIVIRNIQLESKSGGKSGDYRRGQL from the coding sequence ATGTCGGAATCCAGCGACCCCCAACTCAGCCACTTCGACGCAGCCGGCCGTGCGCGCATGGTGGACGTCAGCGAAAAATCGACGACCCGCCGCCAGGCAACTGCCTCCGCTTTTGTTCAGCTATCCGCTGAAGTCCTCGCCGCCCTCCCGGCGAATCCCAAGGGCAATCCGCTTGAAGTTGCCCGCTATGCGGGCATTCAGGCCGCCAAGCAGACTTCGGCGCTGATTCCGATGTGTCACCCGCTGCCACTTACATTTGCGGACGTCACCACCGAAATCACAACAACTGGCGTGGAAATCCAGGCGACAGTAGCCACAAGCGGCCCTACGGGTGTAGAAATGGAGGCGCTGACCGCAGCCTCCGTCGCCGCGCTCACCATCTACGACATGACCAAGGCACTGGATAAATCCATCGTTATCCGCAACATCCAACTGGAGTCCAAGTCGGGCGGCAAGAGCGGCGACTATCGGCGCGGCCAGCTCTGA
- a CDS encoding glycoside hydrolase family 27 protein, translating into MHSRLRFVLPLFALAVLSATTALAQSPVAQTPPMGWNSWNFFADKVTDKDIRGAADQLVATGMKDAGYIYVNIDDTWEDKRDANGVLQTNAKFPNMKALADYVHSKGLKIGIYSGPGNKTCGGYTASLGHEEQDAKMYAEWGFDYLKYDLCSFIPDVMQKQAPNDKAAQMKLMIAAYEKMGKALKDATAKTGRPIVFSLCQYGWDSVWEWAPQLGGNLWRTTGDIDPHWDRIYAIASQQSGLEKYAGPGHWNDPDMLEVGNGKLTLAENRTHFSWWAMLAAPLLAGNDLPNMKPAIKAILTNKDVIAIDQDSLGKQGKHAYSDGEVEVWTRELQGGALAIAVINVGSDRLSTHPFHLDLARIGLGSEQTGKNLWTGKTVTLTNNEPIELPSHDILLVRLDHPQS; encoded by the coding sequence ATGCACTCTCGTCTACGCTTCGTCTTACCGCTCTTCGCCCTTGCCGTTCTCTCTGCGACCACAGCTCTTGCCCAGTCCCCGGTAGCGCAAACCCCGCCGATGGGCTGGAATAGCTGGAACTTCTTTGCTGATAAAGTCACCGACAAAGACATCCGTGGCGCTGCCGATCAACTGGTCGCCACCGGTATGAAGGATGCCGGATACATCTACGTCAACATCGACGATACCTGGGAGGACAAGCGCGACGCCAACGGCGTTCTGCAAACGAACGCCAAATTCCCCAACATGAAGGCTCTCGCAGACTATGTCCACTCCAAGGGATTAAAGATAGGCATTTACTCTGGCCCCGGAAACAAAACCTGCGGCGGATATACAGCTTCTCTTGGCCACGAGGAGCAGGACGCCAAAATGTACGCGGAGTGGGGATTCGACTACCTCAAATACGATCTCTGCAGTTTCATCCCCGACGTCATGCAGAAGCAGGCTCCGAATGACAAAGCCGCGCAGATGAAGCTTATGATCGCTGCCTACGAAAAGATGGGAAAAGCTCTCAAGGACGCGACGGCAAAGACTGGCCGCCCCATCGTCTTTTCACTCTGCCAGTATGGCTGGGACTCTGTCTGGGAGTGGGCGCCCCAACTTGGTGGAAATCTCTGGCGTACAACCGGCGACATTGACCCGCATTGGGACCGGATCTACGCCATTGCCAGTCAGCAATCAGGGCTGGAGAAATACGCTGGACCCGGTCACTGGAATGATCCCGACATGTTGGAAGTCGGCAACGGCAAACTCACGCTGGCCGAAAACCGCACCCATTTCAGCTGGTGGGCGATGCTGGCCGCGCCGCTCCTTGCCGGTAACGATCTGCCTAACATGAAGCCCGCAATCAAAGCCATCCTGACCAACAAGGACGTAATTGCTATCGATCAGGATTCCTTGGGCAAGCAAGGAAAGCACGCCTATTCGGATGGCGAAGTCGAAGTCTGGACTCGTGAACTGCAAGGCGGCGCGCTGGCCATTGCTGTAATTAACGTGGGCAGCGACCGACTCTCCACGCATCCCTTCCACCTCGATCTTGCTCGAATTGGCCTCGGCAGCGAGCAGACCGGGAAGAACCTCTGGACAGGAAAGACGGTCACACTTACCAACAACGAACCGATCGAACTGCCTAGCCACGACATCCTGCTCGTCCGGCTCGATCATCCCCAATCGTAG
- the egtD gene encoding L-histidine N(alpha)-methyltransferase — translation MAAASADVQACTSYPSTSPDSAVGEVVREGLSQTPKQLPPWLFYDEAGSLLFEQITGLPEYYLTRIERGIFERCAAEMIAAAANGKQLRVVELGAGSADKTRLLLAAATAHQGIVAYYPVDVSATALESARERLERELPEVIVEPVVADYTRGLRLEACVTGEQRLVLFIGSSIGNFDRDDAATLLQELRAALEPGDSLLLGVDLAPSPASAAGKSEDALIAAYDDTLGVTARFNGNMLDRLNRELGAAFDLEAFRHKIRWNHEESRIEMHLESLLEQTVRIGSLGMEIEFARGETIHTENSYKYREGEAEALLRNAGFEPERRWSDAGGWFAVYLAKRS, via the coding sequence ATGGCTGCCGCTTCGGCTGATGTTCAGGCTTGCACTTCGTATCCGTCAACGTCTCCCGATTCTGCAGTGGGCGAGGTTGTGCGGGAGGGACTTTCGCAGACTCCTAAACAGCTGCCTCCATGGCTGTTTTATGACGAAGCAGGGTCGTTGCTGTTCGAACAGATTACCGGGTTGCCCGAGTATTACCTGACGCGTATCGAGCGCGGCATCTTTGAGCGTTGCGCGGCAGAGATGATCGCGGCCGCCGCAAACGGAAAGCAGCTGCGCGTGGTGGAGTTGGGCGCCGGATCGGCAGATAAAACGCGACTGCTCCTCGCTGCTGCGACAGCACACCAGGGAATCGTGGCGTATTACCCCGTCGATGTCTCGGCGACGGCGCTTGAGTCGGCGCGCGAGCGGCTGGAACGTGAGTTGCCTGAAGTGATCGTTGAGCCCGTCGTAGCGGACTACACTCGGGGACTGCGGCTGGAGGCGTGCGTTACAGGCGAGCAACGGCTGGTGCTATTTATCGGCTCGAGCATCGGGAATTTTGATCGGGACGATGCGGCGACGCTTCTGCAGGAGCTTCGCGCAGCGCTGGAGCCGGGAGATAGTCTGCTATTGGGAGTGGACCTCGCTCCGAGCCCGGCGTCTGCGGCTGGAAAAAGCGAAGACGCATTGATTGCCGCCTACGATGACACCCTTGGAGTTACGGCCAGATTCAATGGAAATATGCTGGATCGGTTGAACCGCGAGTTGGGTGCGGCGTTTGATCTGGAGGCATTTCGGCACAAAATTCGATGGAATCATGAGGAATCGCGAATCGAGATGCATCTTGAAAGCTTGCTGGAGCAGACAGTGCGAATTGGTTCGCTGGGGATGGAGATCGAATTTGCCCGTGGCGAGACAATTCACACCGAGAACAGCTACAAATACCGGGAGGGTGAGGCTGAGGCGTTGCTTCGAAATGCAGGATTTGAGCCAGAACGCCGGTGGAGCGATGCAGGCGGGTGGTTCGCGGTGTATCTGGCAAAACGAAGTTGA